From one Solanum lycopersicum chromosome 12, SLM_r2.1 genomic stretch:
- the LOC138340390 gene encoding uncharacterized mitochondrial protein AtMg00860-like — protein MTMLSRNQVVEIARRVSICFQLQPLRRLPPPKNSEGIRVDSQKIEAVKQWPRPTSAADIRSFLGLAGYYRRFVEVFSSIASPLTRLTQNMIKFQLSDDCEKSFAELKTRLTTTRVLNLLEV, from the exons atgactatgCTCAGCAGAAATCaggtggtggaaatcgctcgTAGAGTCAGTATATGTTTTCAGCTCCAGCCCCTTCGTCGGCTTCCACCTCCTAAGAACAG cgaagggatccgagtggattcacaaaagatagaagcagtgaaacaatggcccagacctacctctgctgcagatattagaagtttcttaggtctagcgggttattatagaagATTTGTGGAAGTATTCTcctccatagcctcaccattgactaggttgactcagaataTGATCAAGTTTCAAttgtcagatgattgtgagaaaagctttgcagaattgaaaacaagattgactacaactcgtGTCTTGAATCTACTAGAGGTTtaa